In Erythrolamprus reginae isolate rEryReg1 chromosome 9, rEryReg1.hap1, whole genome shotgun sequence, the genomic window GAGGTCGATGCGTGCCGGGCACTCGGCTCTCACCCAGCAGCCCAGGGGGGGCAGCTCCACCTGCTGGAGGGCGATGAACTGGCTGGAGAGGCGGATGGCTCTGCGGATGAGGATCTGCTCGGCCCCCTCGTAGTGCCGGGCAGCACGAACCAGAAGGAGGGGTCtgtgggggagggggagtaggCTGCTGGGGGGCCCCTGGCAGACACCTCCCCTTTGGGAAGAGGCCCCCAGAGGTGGGACTGCCCTCAGAGGCCCCCTTCCCAGAATGCTGCCCAGAGCCCCATCGGACCCTTccaaggaaggaggggaaaacaTGCCTCCCTACCCCCCACAGGAGCTGCACATCCTCCTGTAAGGGGCTcagggggagggggcagggcAGTAGAAGCCAGCCGCCTGCCATTGGCCAAGGGGGCTCACCAGGCGGCTCTGGGCCCCTCGAGCACAGATGGGGGAAGCCTGGAGAGATGTGGGGTGCCCaccctgtctctctcctcctacgCCCCCCATCCCTCCAGTACCTGCTCAGCCACTTCTTCCTCTCCGCGGCAAGGGCCTGGATGCCCTGAGCGATGTCCCCCTTCTCCAGTTGCTGGAAGGCAGCGGCCCAAGCAAGGTTGGCGGTGGGGCCACTCCGCAAGCCCCCGTCCCCTTTGGCCATGCAGCCCAGGAGATCGGCAATGCACGCCAGGGCCCGAGCGGCCACCCCCAGGTCCCCAGCGGTGGCAGCCACTAGGGAGGAAGCAGAGACCAGCGTTCTCCCCCTCCTGCCGcactggcaccccccccccaagaggctgGGCAGGGGGCCAGGCTAAAAAAGGCCCCTCCAACTCCTGCGGGGTACCTGGCAGAAGGAGGTGCTCAGCCCGAGACGAAGGCTGGCAAATGGGGGGTGTtgggggccggccagagctgccTCCTTACCCTGGTCCAGGGTGTCCAGCAGAGGCTCCTCAAAGCCCTCCAGGACAGCCGAGCGGAGGAGGGGCAGGAGGCTGCATTTCCTCTGCTCCACCAGGACCTGCTGGACTTTGCGCTGGGCCTGCAGGAAGAAGGTGGCCCTGCGGGAGGCCAGCTCCGCCTCCTGGTCCAGGCAGTCCCTCATCTCCTCCCAGGAGAGGCGCCAGGCCCCCCGCCAGGACTGCAGCTGCCGCGTCTCTGGAGAAGCCAAGAGCCAAACGAGGACTCCCAGGCTCAGGGCCTCCGAGACGCAGAGCACGGGGAAGAGACGGGCGTTCAGCAGGCAGCGCTTCTCCGGGGCCACGTCCGGGCTCCACAGGTCCTGGCTCCTGCGCGGGGAAGAAGAGGGTGGAAGCAGGCGGCAGGGCCAAGGCAAAGCCACTCTCCTGGGGGCCAGGTTTCTGGTCACagctcaaagtgttggttatgacctataaagaccttcaacgcatcggaccagaatatctccgggaccgcctcctgccacacaaatcccagtgatcgattaggggccttctccgggtcccgtcaacaaaacaatgtctgacaggcctcaggggaagagccttctctgtggcagccccaactctctggaatcaactccacccagagatcaggactgcccccaccctccttgcctttcgcaaactccttaaaacccacctctgtccatCCCGCAAAGCAACGGTACCGGAACCCAAATAAAACGGCCTCCCATAAGGAGCCCCCTAATCGCTTCTACAGCCACAATGGAGACTCCCAATGGCCTGGCGGGGTGCAGCCTCCCCACTTTAAGCTTCTCCCCGCAGAACCCCCTGTGCCCCCCCTCTGGGGGTGGGTCCTAGCGGAGCAGTGGACGGGTTCTTCAGGGCTCTGCCTCGTCCTCTGAAAGCCACTGGCTCACCCACAGGCTAAATATAAGTAACTTTGCGTTCCCTGCAGGTTTCGTTTCATTTCTGGGCCTCCCTGAGCTCTTCAAAAGTTGAAGACAGACCAGATTCCAGAAACCACTGATCGAGATCCATCTGGCCTGGCAGCCCCCATCCTGCGGCTGCTTCTGGCACAGGCATCCGGAACTCTTCCGGCCCAACAGTGGCCGCCAGCTCTGCAATGGTCTTCAAGGACAtctctctaaggcagtgtttcccaaccttggccatttgaagatatctgggcttcaactcccagaattccccagccagcattggccaaggctgggaaacactgctctaaggcccTCCACGAATGAACCCTGGGCTCCTCCCCCTACCCACAAGGGCCGTGAGACGGAAGCCCCCTCCGGCCACCACGGCTGCTCTGCCTCCCAGGGGCTGGGCCTCCCCCTGATCTCTGTGAGCTCCCCTAGGCAGCCTCCAGAGGCAGGACCGAGGAGGAGACCTTCGGAGCATCAGGGCCCCACCCAGGCGGCACCTACCGTATGCCAGTCCGATGGTACAAGGCTGCCCAGGGCAAGTTCAGGAAGGTGCCCGTCTCTTCTGTCGCCGTACTCTGCGGAGAACAACCTCTGTCTCAGGAGGAGCCTCCCGCCAGGGGAATGCGTGGCCGCCTCTGTTGGCGGATTGGTGGGCTCCCTTGTGCGGGCAGCCAGTTGCCGCTAACACAGAGGCCGCTCTAtccggggagggggggaatggcgCAGGAGGGGGTCTGAGCCAGCTTCTCTGCAGACTGCTCAAGCTCTTGGGTCTGTGACCTTCACCTGGATGAGGCCATGCGTCACAAGGCAGGACCTGTTCAACACAGGGACTCCAAATAGGCTAACCTAAATAACGTACCCAGAATTCGGGACCTATGACTCCCCTGGAACTGATATTTGGCCAATTTTACAACATATTTTATGACATAAAAGCTATCATAAAGCATTTTGTGACATAGTAcaataatccctcgctacttcgcggttcatcttttccggattcgctacttcacgggttttcaacgggagcttaaatccattaaacccattgaaaattttaaatccattcaaaattcataaaattcttctacagtactactgtgttAAAGAAGCTGGTAGGatatatcacatgtagttccagctgagacaCATgacagaatgactgtttaatgcaaagggtgggttttaaaagtgcaaacactcgttaaatacattaaaaaatatctttcctctacttcacggaaatccgtttttcacgggtggcctcggaacgcatcgagggatcactgtatataatgttGTAAACGTTTTCTGTGCTGATGTCTGACTACGCCATACACTctgaaacagtgaagggctactgaaACTTTTATTaaaacactgtggacatggcttatgcaggacaccctgcattttctttcaacctctttcagtgcaaattgggggctccggggtggagctccactgcgtcccccccccccctcccgtctGCGCAtcaacccacccctgctttgaaGGCAGGAACAGAACCTCTGAAAGGAGCCCTGAATTTTGAAGAAGAACTTTCTCGGGGCGTCTGCGGTTGTTGAAAGCCTGCAGAACCCTGGGAAGGAAATCTCCCCGGAACCTTCATTCGGGGTTCAGCCCTTTCTTATGGGCAGCTCAGGGGGCTGTGAAGGGGGGATTGGCAGGGAGGTCCCCAGGGCCTGGAGCAGTGCCCCCACCGGAGCCTCCTGCACCTACCCGCCAGTCATCATGACGTCCACTCAGCGTGAACACTTTGCAGCTCATGTCTCTCAGCCGGATCGCGTGTCCCTGGATGACCACGTCCTGAAGCAAGTGGCTCCTGAGGGCCACGGAGGTGGCCGCATCCAGTCCCGTGAGGAGGCAGCCAGAACGGATGTGCAAGGGGCCCTGCAGGAACACCAAGCATCCACCAGTCCTGGGTCAGAACGGGCCACGCAGGTCCTGGCTAGAACCTGCACCCCTCAGTCCATGGGGTTTGCCCTGGTGGCACCGCAGCTGTTCTGCAGGCAGGCAGGGGCTGGCAGGGGGCATCCCCGAGAGGCGGTCCAGCCCCCAGCCCCGCCCCCTTCTTCTCAGGAAGTGAAAAGGGGGAGGGGCCTGTTGCAGGCCTTCCAGTGTAGCGGCCCTCCAAGCCTGGAAGAGAGGGAGCAAGACACCAGCCCAGGATGCTTACGGGCTGCAGTGACGGAGGAGCTACAGAGACCCCCACCCTTACAAGGCCCCACTGCACCCCCTGCACCCAGGAGCAACCCCGGGCCCTTCCAACCGCCCAGTCCTGCCCCAGCCAGAGGCCGTCCGGGGACACACAGAGCCCACTTGGTGCCAAGGGGGAGTGAAGACCCCGGCCCACCCACCTCCAGGCGGCAGTGCTGAATGACGCTCCCTGGCCCCACTGCCACAGCCCCCGCCAGCAGGCAGTTGGTGACCGAGCAGCCCTCCTCCAGCAGACGCGGCTCCTGCACGGCACAGAAGGGGAAATGCAGGGGGATCTCTCCTGGATGGGGCTGGGGGGACACTCACGGAGAGTCCCCCCCTTTGCCCCCCTCACAGGACAGCACGAAGAGGGCAAGCGGCAAAGAGGGACTTGCCTCCTGAATGGGAATGGGGGATTATCAATCCTGTGGACGGCTGCAACATCGTCTGCCTTTGGGCCCCTACCACTCCCGTCTGCCAGCCAAGAGGGCGTGAGGAGGCGGCTGGAGGGGAACTTACATCCACGCTGGAATGGGCCACCTTGCAGAAGCCCCCGCTGTGAGCATTGCCCAGCTGAGGGGTCAGGTGGTAGATGTGCTCACTGGCAGACGAGGTCATGTAGCTATAGGTGCCATCAGGGAGGTAGGCTGGGAAGAGGAGGACTCCGTGAACTGGGCAGCATGCTGCCACCGCCTCCAGGCCCTCAGGGCCCGCCAGTTCTGCCCTCTCTGGGATGCAGGACTcccccccactcccagccccGAGCTGGAGTTCCAGATCCTCCCCTCCTGCTCCCTCCCTGCCACCTGCCTGGTGTTCCTGCCCCAGGAGACTCACCCATGGTGAGGGGCAGTGGACGGAGAGTCTTCCACAGCACCGTCCGGGCACTCCGAGTGGCCCTGGAGCTCCAGgcatcccctccccccatccctccTCGGTGTCCAGCTACAAAGGCCTCCTCAGTCACTGCCTGGGCCATGCAGAGGAGCAGGTCGAAGAAGAGAGacagctgggggggggcacaAGAGAGTCTTCACCCCGGGAAAAGCAGCTGCCCTTCCCAGCTGCAGGTCGATCAGCTTGGGGGAAGAGCCCCCCCGCCCCTCCGAGGCTGCAACTGCCCCTCCCCCGCCCCGGGAGACTGCCTGCCTGCAGGGAGATGGGGGGAGAGCCCTTCCTCCACCTTCCTGGGTGGGCGCCTGCCCCCATGGATGCCCCAAGTGAGGGGGCTCCTTTTGTCCCACCCCCCAACCCAGGCAACGCTTCCCCACCTGCAGGGCTGGGGCCCCCGAGTCCAGCCCCATGTAGGTGCAGGCGTGGAGTGGGGGGACGACGTGGGTGGACAGAAGCTGCTCTGCCGCTCGGGAGGAGAAGAAGACCACCCCACACACCTgccggggagagagagaaaagggggccaCTCTGGCTCTGTGGGTCTGGGGCCAATCCCCTCCCCCCAACATGCCAGTCCACGTCCCCAATcaaccccagccccccccccagcctccacTCACCAGGGGGACCTTCCCGTCGGGCCCCAGGCACCGTCGGATCTCCTCCTCCGAGCTCTGGTAGAGGATGTCCTGCACCAACGCCTGCGCATGTACAAGGGAGGGGTCAGCCTCGGGTGGGCCTCCTGCCAGCCCGGGTGGGGTTGGGGGAACTGCAGTTGGGGCTCCTCTGAGGCTGCTGGCAGGAAAGGGGGCAGGGGGGCTGGACCTCTCGGGGGGGTGGGGATCCCTGCTGGCCCCAACCCCCCACACCAAAAGGCAGCTCTCGGGAGGACTCCAGGAAGCAGACAGGTGAGGGGGCACCCTCCCCTCCGGGACCCTCTGTCCTCTCCTCCTTGGGGAGGCGAGAAACATCCAGCCGACCAGAAAGagggcctaggacagtgatggtgaacctttatttacctgggtgccgaaaaagcgcatgagcgcactatcacgcatgcgtaacttcccacacccataattcaatgcctggggagagcaaaatagcttcctccaccccctccaccggccctctggaggctgaaaacgtgTTTtcaggcctgtttcccaacttctggtgggcccagtaggctcgtgtttcgccctccccaggctccaaaggcatccctggagccaggggagggtaaaaacgccctcccccatcctccccggaggctctctggaagccaaaaacgccctcccagagcctctgtgcaagccaaaaatcatctggccagcacacacctgcacattggagctgagctagggcaacggctcgcgtgccagcagatatggctccacatgccacttgtggcacctgtgccataggttcgccatcagtggccTAGGACCAGAGAGAAGAGGAGCTGCTTCCTTTTGCAGGCAACCTGAGCGAGGGCACCCCCAGTTGCCCCTTTGGCCCCACAGGAGCCCCTCAGGGGGCCCGGAGTGCTTGCTGGGAGGACCGAGGGCCACCCTGGGTCTCCCTATGGGGGCTGAAATGCTCATTTGGAGACTGGGACCCCTTCACTAATTCGATCCAAGAATCCGGCTGCTCTTTAGACTCGGTTTTTACACTAAGAGCCTCCCAAACCCCGTTTTTGTTGTCTCCAAGTTGGCTGAATCCCTAGCAAATAATTGGGGGGTTTTCTTACTGACCCAGACCAAGACCCTCCTTATTTTGGCCTTAAAGCTGTTATATTCTTCCTGGGTAACAGGGGACGTTTTCGAGAGAGCAAACGTGTCAAATTccctggggagaagcctctgcgttGGAGATTGTGGGGcacggggtggggggtgggggggagtggCCTTCGCCTACATGAGGCACCTTCCGGGGGGGCACCTGAGAATCCACCGAGTAGACGCCATGCTGCCTGGCATAGGAGACGCTGGCGGGCACTGCAATTACTTTCACCCCCTGGAAGTTCCGCCAGTCAATTTCTGCAGGGCGAAATGGGATTCGTCAACCATCCAGCTCCCTCCCCTCGGACAGCCGTCAAGCCCCAAAGAAGGCCCTTCTAGACCAGGAGACCCAGAACAGGGACCTCCCTTCCCACTCTTGTGATGAAAGCCCCCCACAACTAGGGCAGGGCTAGGGGGGGCCACTGGCACATCCAGCCCCCCTGCACAGGAGGGTCTCCTGCCCTGCAGGCAGACTCACCGGGCACGGCTGGGACGGTCAGAAACATATCCGTGCTGGAGACCCAGACGCCTGGGGGAGAACCCTGGCAGACCTGcaagaaaggcaggaaggaaacagGGCAGCTGCCCCTGGAGGCCTTCGGAGGGGACCCCTTGCAGGACCCTCAAGCAGAGAGAAGCCCCCGGCCAGCCCTCTCCAGTCATGACTCCAGAGTCTCAGGAATCCTTCTGGACCTCCACGGGATCCGTTTGGAGCCTGGGACAGCCGGTCCCACCACGACACACCACCACAAGGGGATCTCGTCACAAGAAGGGGCTGATGGTAACAGGGCAGCTCATCGCTGCTGCGTCAAGATAAGAAATACATCcagtacaccagtgtttttcaaccagtgtgccgtgagacatggtcaggtgtgccgcaaagaaggaagctcaggttccggtcttgcaactttttgctgagagagagagagagagagaaagcaagagagagaaagaaaagaaagaaagcaagggtgagagagagagaaagagagagaaagaaagcaagagagggagagagaaaaggagaggaagggagagggagagagagagaaatgagcaaaaaggggaggaaaaaagagaaatgagaaaatgattgagacagagaatgagaggaaagagagagaaacaaagagagtgagaaatgacttgatttaaagcatatgataaaaagcacccaaagaataagagacaaaaaaaccccagccctcacctgtttttggaaatggttcaagagtgtgtgtatacacacacacaagggggaggagacatggatggaaaaagagaggagagtatcttagagtgtcattttgtatcattttggttggtggtgtgccccaggattttgtaaatgtaaaaaatgtgccgaggctcaaaaagggttgaaaatcactgcagtaCACGACCAtgactgagccggggtggcgcagcaggtggagtgcggtactgcaggccactaaagctgacttctagatctgcaggtcagcggtttaaatctcatcactggctcaaggttgactcagccttccatccttccaaggtgggtcaaatggggacccagattgcaagggccatatgctggctctagctattgctaacatgttgtaagccgccctgagtctaaggagaatggcggcataagaaaattgaataaataaataaatgactgggATCGAGAGATTACAAGGGCCCACCTGGCCACAGGTACACAACTCTGGCATGGAGACAGCTGCCCAGCCAAGCCCATTTTGCAAGCAGGACGGCACCACCAGGTCTCTGCAGAGCCTTTTCCACCCCCGTCCACCCAGGCGGATGGTCAGCTCCACACTCAGCCCTCcccaggaaagagagaggggctgGGTGTCCTTGTAAAGTGTGCCACACCCGACTCGCAATGGGGGCCTCCCACTGCCAGCAGAGACATTCCACCGGGTCTCTCTGTTACGAACAGAAGTCAAACCTGGACCCTTCACGGCTCCCTTCACATCCCGTCAAGTGGATCCATCCTGCTCTCCTGGAGGGGTCTTCTGGCTGCCCCCCAACCCTTGCAggccaaagggaggaagaggggggggtgtctctctgcCACAGCCCCCCCCTCTTCCGGGcagcccctctctctctctctgcctggccttccctcccttccccc contains:
- the FCSK gene encoding L-fucose kinase isoform X9, coding for MVAAWTVVVLTCQHRDSAFAFQRELELRRERGSLGRETLLLTVEDPKAQVGSGGATLNALLVAAEHLSARAGYTVVTADVLQEARILILHVGRDFLFDDCSRAFLCLPLEDPAAPTEALSCHLDRLLATLTERVCQGSPPGVWVSSTDMFLTVPAVPEIDWRNFQGVKVIAVPASVSYARQHGVYSVDSQVPPRKALVQDILYQSSEEEIRRCLGPDGKVPLVCGVVFFSSRAAEQLLSTHVVPPLHACTYMGLDSGAPALQLSLFFDLLLCMAQAVTEEAFVAGHRGGMGGGDAWSSRATRSARTVLWKTLRPLPLTMAYLPDGTYSYMTSSASEHIYHLTPQLGNAHSGGFCKVAHSSVDEPRLLEEGCSVTNCLLAGAVAVGPGSVIQHCRLEGPLHIRSGCLLTGLDAATSVALRSHLLQDVVIQGHAIRLRDMSCKVFTLSGRHDDWRSTATEETGTFLNLPWAALYHRTGIRSQDLWSPDVAPEKRCLLNARLFPVLCVSEALSLGVLVWLLASPETRQLQSWRGAWRLSWEEMRDCLDQEAELASRRATFFLQAQRKVQQVLVEQRKCSLLPLLRSAVLEGFEEPLLDTLDQVAATAGDLGVAARALACIADLLGCMAKGDGGLRSGPTANLAWAAAFQQLEKGDIAQGIQALAAERKKWLSRPLLLVRAARHYEGAEQILIRRAIRLSSQFIALQQVELPPLGCWVRAECPARIDLSGGWSDTPPITYEHGGAVVDVAVLVDGCRPIGAQARRIATPELHLISTSGSLEGEVVVELVCRDLEDLRDYCQPHMPGALLKAALVCTHIVDLLSPQTLREQLQERFGGGFELHTWSHLPHGSGLGTSSILAGAVIASLYRVSGRCAEVESLVHAVLHLEQVLTTGGGWQDQVGGLVPGLKIGRSKAQLPLKVEVEEIRPPEGFVHTLNQHLLLLYTGKTRLARNLLQDVLRNWYARLPTVVETTSALVSNAEECAQALGQGPWKRHHPHGGSGPRWIQGGASWGHAHFRGVKEPLLSPHLLLLHQEVGAGTSCPAGMKDRLRWIAGPSQANGGTEFLPRGERSRTASTARGRQHPAWQIQADSPQVGPQSKRCSGCEHLQGLNSQLQNKGCPGCLLKRANESLVCF
- the FCSK gene encoding L-fucose kinase isoform X8 translates to MVAAWTVVVLTCQHRDSAFAFQRELELRRERGSLGRETLLLTVEDPKAQVGSGGATLNALLVAAEHLSARAGYTVVTADVLQEARILILHVGRDFLFDDCSRAFLCLPLEDPAAPTEALSCHLDRLLATLTERVCQGSPPGVWVSSTDMFLTVPAVPEIDWRNFQGVKVIAVPASVSYARQHGVYSVDSQVPPRKALVQDILYQSSEEEIRRCLGPDGKVPLVCGVVFFSSRAAEQLLSTHVVPPLHACTYMGLDSGAPALQLSLFFDLLLCMAQAVTEEAFVAGHRGGMGGGDAWSSRATRSARTVLWKTLRPLPLTMAYLPDGTYSYMTSSASEHIYHLTPQLGNAHSGGFCKVAHSSVDEPRLLEEGCSVTNCLLAGAVAVGPGSVIQHCRLEGPLHIRSGCLLTGLDAATSVALRSHLLQDVVIQGHAIRLRDMSCKVFTLSGRHDDWRSTATEETGTFLNLPWAALYHRTGIRSQDLWSPDVAPEKRCLLNARLFPVLCVSEALSLGVLVWLLASPETRQLQSWRGAWRLSWEEMRDCLDQEAELASRRATFFLQAQRKVQQVLVEQRKCSLLPLLRSAVLEGFEEPLLDTLDQVAATAGDLGVAARALACIADLLGCMAKGDGGLRSGPTANLAWAAAFQQLEKGDIAQGIQALAAERKKWLSRPLLLVRAARHYEGAEQILIRRAIRLSSQFIALQQVELPPLGCWVRAECPARIDLSGGWSDTPPITYEHGGAVVDVAVLVDGCRPIGAQARRIATPELHLISTSGSLEGEVVVELVCRDLEDLRDYCQPHMPGALLKAALVCTHIVDLLSPQTLREQLQERFGGGFELHTWSHLPHGSGLGRPQELVRQAAHCGGDHQCPGEQCRGVRPGPWTRSLETSPSTRWKWTTLDSGWSFLGTRPLQRRERASALPPPAAPPPGSGGWNQLPSRDEGPTPLDCRSQSSKRRDGVLAKRGKEQDCIHCKRQATPSLANPSGFPTSGPPKQAVQRL
- the FCSK gene encoding L-fucose kinase isoform X6 — protein: MVAAWTVVVLTCQHRDSAFAFQRELELRRERGSLGRETLLLTVEDPKAQVGSGGATLNALLVAAEHLSARAGYTVVTADVLQEARILILHVGRDFLFDDCSRAFLCLPLEDPAAPTEALSCHLDRLLATLTERVCQGSPPGVWVSSTDMFLTVPAVPEIDWRNFQGVKVIAVPASVSYARQHGVYSVDSQALVQDILYQSSEEEIRRCLGPDGKVPLVCGVVFFSSRAAEQLLSTHVVPPLHACTYMGLDSGAPALQLSLFFDLLLCMAQAVTEEAFVAGHRGGMGGGDAWSSRATRSARTVLWKTLRPLPLTMAYLPDGTYSYMTSSASEHIYHLTPQLGNAHSGGFCKVAHSSVDEPRLLEEGCSVTNCLLAGAVAVGPGSVIQHCRLEGPLHIRSGCLLTGLDAATSVALRSHLLQDVVIQGHAIRLRDMSCKVFTLSGRHDDWRSTATEETGTFLNLPWAALYHRTGIRSQDLWSPDVAPEKRCLLNARLFPVLCVSEALSLGVLVWLLASPETRQLQSWRGAWRLSWEEMRDCLDQEAELASRRATFFLQAQRKVQQVLVEQRKCSLLPLLRSAVLEGFEEPLLDTLDQVAATAGDLGVAARALACIADLLGCMAKGDGGLRSGPTANLAWAAAFQQLEKGDIAQGIQALAAERKKWLSRPLLLVRAARHYEGAEQILIRRAIRLSSQFIALQQVELPPLGCWVRAECPARIDLSGGWSDTPPITYEHGGAVVDVAVLVDGCRPIGAQARRIATPELHLISTSGSLEGEVVVELVCRDLEDLRDYCQPHMPGALLKAALVCTHIVDLLSPQTLREQLQERFGGGFELHTWSHLPHGSGLGTSSILAGAVIASLYRVSGRCAEVESLVHAVLHLEQVLTTGGGWQDQVGGLVPGLKIGRSKAQLPLKVEVEEIRPPEGFVHTLNQHLLLLYTGKTRLARNLLQDVLRNWYARLPTVVETTSALVSNAEECAQALGQGNLALLGQCLNRYWLQKKAMAPGCEPQGVRQIMKVLQPHVYGQSLAGAGGGGFLCLVTKEPRNRAALQEILAEAAVLGNVTIHTVEVDHVGFRVELLGDTPTSEA
- the FCSK gene encoding L-fucose kinase isoform X2 is translated as MVAAWTVVVLTCQHRDSAFAFQRELELRRERGSLGRETLLLTVEDPKAQVGSGGATLNALLVAAEHLSARAGYTVVTADVLQEARILILHVGRDFLFDDCSRAFLCLPLEDPAAPTEALSCHLDRLLATLTERVCQGSPPGVWVSSTDMFLTVPAVPEIDWRNFQGVKVIAVPASVSYARQHGVYSVDSQVPPRKALVQDILYQSSEEEIRRCLGPDGKVPLVCGVVFFSSRAAEQLLSTHVVPPLHACTYMGLDSGAPALQLSLFFDLLLCMAQAVTEEAFVAGHRGGMGGGDAWSSRATRSARTVLWKTLRPLPLTMAYLPDGTYSYMTSSASEHIYHLTPQLGNAHSGGFCKVAHSSVDEPRLLEEGCSVTNCLLAGAVAVGPGSVIQHCRLEGPLHIRSGCLLTGLDAATSVALRSHLLQDVVIQGHAIRLRDMSCKVFTLSGRHDDWRSTATEETGTFLNLPWAALYHRTGIRSQDLWSPDVAPEKRCLLNARLFPVLCVSEALSLGVLVWLLASPETRQLQSWRGAWRLSWEEMRDCLDQEAELASRRATFFLQAQRKVQQVLVEQRKCSLLPLLRSAVLEGFEEPLLDTLDQVAATAGDLGVAARALACIADLLGCMAKGDGGLRSGPTANLAWAAAFQQLEKGDIAQGIQALAAERKKWLSRPLLLVRAARHYEGAEQILIRRAIRLSSQFIALQQVELPPLGCWVRAECPARIDLSGGWSDTPPITYEHGGAVVDVAVLVDGCRPIGAQARRIATPELHLISTSGSLEGEVVVELVCRDLEDLRDYCQPHMPGALLKAALVCTHIVDLLSPQTLREQLQERFGGGFELHTWSHLPHGSGLGRPQELVRQAAHCGGDHQCPGEQCRGVRPGPWTRQPGSAGPVSEPVLAAEEGHGPRLRASGGPPDHEGAPAPRLWTEPGRSWRWGFPLPGNQGAQEPGGLAGNPGRSRGPWKRHHPHGGSGPRWIQGGASWGHAHFRGVKEPLLSPHLLLLHQEVGAGTSCPAGMKDRLRWIAGPSQANGGTEFLPRGERSRTASTARGRQHPAWQIQADSPQVGPQSKRCSGCEHLQGLNSQLQNKGCPGCLLKRANESLVCF
- the FCSK gene encoding L-fucose kinase isoform X3; its protein translation is MVAAWTVVVLTCQHRDSAFAFQRELELRRERGSLGRETLLLTVEDPKAQVGSGGATLNALLVAAEHLSARAGYTVVTADVLQEARILILHVGRDFLFDDCSRAFLCLPLEDPAAPTEALSCHLDRLLATLTERVCQGSPPGVWVSSTDMFLTVPAVPEIDWRNFQGVKVIAVPASVSYARQHGVYSVDSQALVQDILYQSSEEEIRRCLGPDGKVPLVCGVVFFSSRAAEQLLSTHVVPPLHACTYMGLDSGAPALQLSLFFDLLLCMAQAVTEEAFVAGHRGGMGGGDAWSSRATRSARTVLWKTLRPLPLTMAYLPDGTYSYMTSSASEHIYHLTPQLGNAHSGGFCKVAHSSVDEPRLLEEGCSVTNCLLAGAVAVGPGSVIQHCRLEGPLHIRSGCLLTGLDAATSVALRSHLLQDVVIQGHAIRLRDMSCKVFTLSGRHDDWRSTATEETGTFLNLPWAALYHRTGIRSQDLWSPDVAPEKRCLLNARLFPVLCVSEALSLGVLVWLLASPETRQLQSWRGAWRLSWEEMRDCLDQEAELASRRATFFLQAQRKVQQVLVEQRKCSLLPLLRSAVLEGFEEPLLDTLDQVAATAGDLGVAARALACIADLLGCMAKGDGGLRSGPTANLAWAAAFQQLEKGDIAQGIQALAAERKKWLSRPLLLVRAARHYEGAEQILIRRAIRLSSQFIALQQVELPPLGCWVRAECPARIDLSGGWSDTPPITYEHGGAVVDVAVLVDGCRPIGAQARRIATPELHLISTSGSLEGEVVVELVCRDLEDLRDYCQPHMPGALLKAALVCTHIVDLLSPQTLREQLQERFGGGFELHTWSHLPHGSGLGRPQELVRQAAHCGGDHQCPGEQCRGVRPGPWTRQPGSAGPVSEPVLAAEEGHGPRLRASGGPPDHEGAPAPRLWTEPGRSWRWGFPLPGNQGAQEPGGLAGNPGRSRGPWKRHHPHGGSGPRWIQGGASWGHAHFRGVKEPLLSPHLLLLHQEVGAGTSCPAGMKDRLRWIAGPSQANGGTEFLPRGERSRTASTARGRQHPAWQIQADSPQVGPQSKRCSGCEHLQGLNSQLQNKGCPGCLLKRANESLVCF